A part of Agromyces protaetiae genomic DNA contains:
- a CDS encoding PLDc N-terminal domain-containing protein: MAVLFSVITLVAVVAALVDIITRDDWQVKHLPKIAWVLLVVFLPLVGVILWFALGREWNLPERAPRPARTQRGYGASVHAGNLPVVPRDTRTTEEQLADLDREIEYYKKRAELEALKKDADGEGASA, translated from the coding sequence ATGGCGGTCCTCTTCTCGGTCATCACGCTCGTCGCGGTCGTCGCCGCGCTCGTCGACATCATCACGCGCGACGACTGGCAGGTGAAGCACCTGCCCAAGATCGCGTGGGTGCTGCTCGTCGTGTTCCTGCCGCTCGTGGGCGTCATCCTGTGGTTCGCCCTCGGCCGCGAGTGGAACCTGCCCGAACGCGCCCCGCGGCCGGCCCGCACGCAGCGCGGCTACGGCGCGTCCGTGCACGCCGGGAACCTGCCCGTCGTCCCGCGCGACACCCGCACGACCGAGGAGCAGCTCGCCGACCTCGACCGTGAGATCGAGTACTACAAGAAGCGCGCCGAACTGGAGGCGCTCAAGAAGGACGCCGACGGCGAGGGCGCGTCCGCCTGA
- a CDS encoding TetR/AcrR family transcriptional regulator: protein MAEGPRRRGPERAFTDEQIVGVALDLLDEHGPDALSVRRIAAKMGLAPNAIYTYFPDKQAILRAVVDRIVGERDTQILNDTDAPWRERIVRVSLDIRTRLLAHPGSALLFMSAPIDGPNSLALGEGLLGALAEAGLDAADAARASYAVIVYVLGSVALEASELDPTVPLPAEADRIAERRGAFAAVPAEWFPRTAAVTDVMAAYIGTEQFTWGLERLLDGFAARGR from the coding sequence ATGGCTGAAGGACCACGACGACGCGGCCCCGAACGGGCCTTCACCGATGAGCAGATCGTCGGCGTCGCACTCGACCTGCTCGACGAGCACGGCCCCGACGCGCTCTCGGTGCGGCGCATTGCCGCCAAGATGGGCCTCGCGCCCAACGCGATCTACACGTACTTCCCCGACAAGCAGGCGATCCTGCGCGCTGTCGTCGACCGGATCGTCGGCGAGCGCGACACGCAGATCCTGAACGACACGGATGCCCCGTGGCGCGAGCGCATCGTGCGGGTCTCCCTCGACATCCGCACGAGGCTCCTCGCCCACCCGGGGTCGGCCCTGCTCTTCATGAGCGCCCCCATCGACGGCCCCAACTCCCTCGCCCTCGGCGAGGGGCTCCTCGGCGCGCTCGCCGAAGCCGGCCTCGACGCCGCCGACGCGGCCCGCGCGTCGTATGCGGTCATCGTGTACGTGCTCGGATCCGTCGCGCTCGAGGCATCCGAACTCGACCCGACCGTGCCGCTGCCCGCCGAGGCCGACCGCATCGCCGAGCGCCGCGGCGCCTTCGCCGCAGTGCCCGCCGAATGGTTTCCGCGCACCGCAGCCGTGACCGACGTCATGGCCGCCTACATCGGCACCGAGCAGTTCACGTGGGGGCTCGAACGGCTGCTCGACGGGTTCGCCGCGCGGGGTCGCTAG